CTATTTGacttgtatacttgcagtcaaatGGATATATTTTCGATTTCAACTTGCACTTGTACCAAAAGCCCGTCACTAgctccttttcattttttttaattagccTTTCCTGAAAAGTATTCTCTTTATTAGCttttcttcatttcattttttcaaatataCTTCATTGAGTTTTTGAATGATAAATACGAAAACTCTGTTAAAATATCTGTCTGccatcaaaacattaaagtatATATTATGATATTTTGATTCTCTTGCTATTGCTAATGCTGAATACTCTTACAACTTGTAGTATTTAATGAAATTGATTTGGGCATAGTTTCAAACAATCTCCACTATCAGGTCTTTAGTTGAATATTTGCACTCATGTTGCATATTTTctatttgtacttgatttgaaTTCTTTGTTATAAGTAACTAGTTATTCATCCGTGCATTTGCATGGGCACTTTTTATGCTctaacatttttattttttgaatgaaaattgatataaaataactaaaaatactattttataaaatttttatacaCAAATTgtaaaacaagaatttaaatTGAATAGACAAAAAATAGTTAATAACAACTTAAAAATTAGTTTCAATCAAATCTTACCTCATGAAACAGTTATGTTTACTCTAATTAATGGTGGTATGTCAACATATGAGTAAAGAGATATATTAGGAAATAAATGCACTTAATATTTAATTCTTTCACGActaaaaagaattttaaaaagaaaactaatagataatgaacttattatttgatcaaattattaaaaactaccaaaaaattaatttgggaTAACTTTTACAATCCTATGTTTATATGGATATCATTTTAGCCTAAATTAAATTCCAATGAAAAGAGAGGATAAAAATTAATAGAAGTGAATATTTAAACAATTTAAGtggatttttatgagtaaaatgTTAAAGTTGGGGAATATAAATTCGTTGAAAAATGAACATTTTCAAAACTTTAGAATtacaaataaataatcaagCAAATAATAGAAATATAGTTAAtgtaattgaagaaaattttaaaaaataatgatgactgattaaaaaaagaaaagcatattCAATGTAAACATATATAAGGTAGGGAATTAATAGTTTTAAATTTGCTATAAATAAAAAGTATTagaatgataaaaaaaatgaaagttcatccaaatttgaataatgataatacattatCAATTCAATAATAGGAATAAAGAATGTGATTATAGAGAATTAAAAAAGGAAAGctattaacaaaaaataaatgaggcATAAATTATGCAAATGTATATAAAGTAGGtaattaattgattttttgaaatttattataaataaaaaaataataaaggacTATAATTAGTTGTtacaaaaaaagaataaaatccaccaagataTATAAGCAATCACAGTATTTGTCTACATGGTGAAAAGATAAAACTTCCATTTGGCAAAAAACCAGAATAGCTAAAGTTTTTTCTTAGTATAGCCAACTTAGTAACCTGCAAAGAGGAAAAACTATCTAAGTGAGCATTAATATTGCATATTTTATCTAAGTTTTAGCAATGGTAATAAATAATCAAGCCAGTAACAGGAATAGAAAACGTGATTGAAGAGGgttaaaaggaaacaaaaaaaataaagaagatacaattaagggttattatcactttacccctttAAACCATATTACTACAATCAATTTACTctctaacgttatcttttagtcacttcacTCCTATAGGTAATTCAATTCAGCACATTATCTTTTAATTACTTCACCCCCATAGGACGAAATTGATAGTGACACCAAATGTTAAGTAGCTAAAGTAATAATAACCCTACAATTAATATAAACTTAGATAAGGTAGGCCATTAGtagattgaatgaaattgactaTAAATAAGGAACTGAAAAAGAACTATAATTAATTGttgccaaaaaataaaagaataaaatccacaaatatataaatacacGTACTTGTTTTTACaatttaatttgtcatgtgGCATGAAGACAAAATGTCCACTTGACAGAATATGAGAATAGACAACTCAACAACCTATCAAAATCGAAACTGAACATCATTTTATATATATGATTGTAACCTTGACACATGTTTACTCGATTATCTATGTGTCCTTAGAAATCTAAACTAAATATCATATTTATTTAGAATGTAGGATTTGGGTATTACCAACTACTAATGACTACAAGATTATCAAAATCTTCCACATCTATGATTATGATTATTGGTTTGCTTGTAAATGGAGAGTCGAAATTTACAATCTCAATACTGATTTTCGGAGAGAATTGGACATCATCATCCCGCGCATCATGCTATGGGAATGTAACCGCCTTATGGAACGGATCCTTGTATTGGCGTGCCTCCTAAGCAGAATGTCATGAGTAGATCCTTTCTTTTGACATCAGCACTCAGGTACTTAGAAATTAAGTATCCTGATATAGATGTAGATATCAGTGGCAAACGACAAACGCTTGTTCTCTTGGACTAGTCACTTGCCTTGATAATATTCCAACTGCCAGAAGAATACCTTGGTGGCCATGGAATAGACAATTCAGGCCAAATCATTCATGTATGGTTGATGATGGACAATGGAGCGGAAAAATCTTGGATTAAGAGATATTCAATAGGGCCTTTTTCAGGTATATACCGTGTAATTTGTTCTTGGGACAATGATAAACTCCTTGTTGAAACCAGCAATGGACAGTTGGCCTCATGCACTCTCTTGGATAATGAATGAGGAGGTGGGATTAAAAAGTACAATGTTTATGGTCTTCTGAATTCGCTACATGCCTTAAATTATGTTGATAGTTTGGTATCTCTTACTGGAAGGACTGATCAGGCGAGGAGGAAACGTACGAGGTTCATATCGTTTTAGATCTGCAGAATGAAGGGCACTTGTATTGATTAACTCTGTCGGTCTCATCTCCGTATTTTGTTTCCTCATATGTTTATCTTTGTGTCTTCTTTCTTCAGTTAAAAGACTTTGTTAACAAACCAACAACCAGCCGATTGATATCATTTTGGCACTTATCCACCCTTTTCCACTTTATCAGATTAGGTGGCAacctttgtatttcttttccacATTTCTATTGAATTTTGCAATCTTAGCATAAATTACCAGAAATTGGTGGGGGAATCAATTTAATATTTATCTTGTAGTAATATTTTAGCTGCCAACGGTTTCAAAGGACAGAAGGAACACAAGTATTACTAAGTCTAGTAATAATGTGAAAGCCATTCTTGTAATGAATGCAGCAGCCATGAAGCCACAGgtgaaatgaatgcatgccaaAATGATGCCATTTTACTATGAATTCAGGCCTAGTATGAACCTTTATAATTTTGtttaacaaatttttgaaaatctgcacaaaaaatcaagaattcTGTTCCATTATACAGGAttaagttatttattttatggTGCATATTTTCTTACCTTAATTAGGTGATGGTTTGAAGTCTCTTTCCAGCTAAATTGACTAACTGGAAATAAGCTTTGCCTTGTACTTTTTTTTCTCAACCTTATCTTATCCAACAGAGAATAATATTCATAAAAATCTTTCCACAAGAGGCCACTTGTTTTGCAATAACCATTTCATTTTCTTACGTTCCAACAAGTTGATTAGCTGATATTTTATCACAATAATGTATCTTTTACCTAATGTAAGTAACTCATTATTTCCAtatatttctttcattttcatttttaaacttgcaagaaggagaaacttttggaaaatgATTCTTGTACGAAGGGGCAGTTACATAAATAAACCAGCAAGTCACCATAAGTTTCTGTGATAGTTTTAACAGAAGTGAAAACAAATTTCTTGTGCCATTGATAATGTAAATATTGACCTTAACAAGAATGAACTTCAAAAGTACATTACTTCAAACACACtaagaaatatttttctttaaaaaagaaaagaaaagaaaaagaaccaataagaaattttttgatgGAACGTTGAGCAAACTGCGGATCATACTACATTCCTTTCAAGTTCTTCCACATGAGATAACTGAACACTGGTCTTTCTGGAACAGGTACGCACTTAACAATCCAGCCAATTGGCCAAGAGGCAGCTGCAATTCCTATGCAGGCTCCCCATTGCCCCCAATTCAATCTCTCTGTATTAGCAAACCTCTGCAGAAATTCCACCATCACCACTTGAAGAATAATTGTAACCCCAATAATTCCCAAGAACAACTTGTTCCTATGTATCCCCTCAAACACATTCTTCCTCTCAAGCTTCCTTGCATTGAACTCGTTGAACACTTGGCAAAGAACAAAAGTGTTGAAGATCAAGGTATTGTTTACCTTTTTGCTGACACCAAAGATTGATTCACCTCTGAACTGTAATGTCAGAAGAACTGCAATCTGATACAAGGCTTGAGAGACTAAGTTCCTCCACATGATGTTGGTGATGAGGGGCTCGGTACGCCCAACTGGAGGCTTGTGCATGAGATCCTTCGTTGGCCTTTCTGTTGCTAGAGCTAAGGCGCCAAGAGTATCCATGATGAGATTTACCCACAAGAGTTGAACTGCTGTTAATGATACTTCTCCGGCTGAAAATGCTGCTACAAAGTTGATCACCAGAGCTGCCACATTCACAGTCAGCTGGAACTGAATAAATTTCTGGATGTTGTTGTATACACATCTTCCCCATGTAAGAACTGTGGCAACAGAAGCAAAATTGTCATCCAGAATGACAATATCGGAACTCTCTTTAGCAACTTCAGTTCCCTGAATCCCCATAGAAAGTCCTATATCAGCCTCTTTCAATGCTGGTGCGTCATTTGTTCCATCTCCAGTCACTGCTACAACATGACCTTTAGCTTTTAAACAATTCACCATGAGATGCTTGTCAAAAGGAGATGATCTTGCCATTACAACAATTTTATCAACCTTTTCCATCCTTTCCTCATCTGTGTAGTTGCGAAATTCCACACCTTCCACCACCAATCCTTCGTTGGCCTCTTGATTAACCTTAAGTATCCCACATTCAGTGGCTATTGCCCTTGCAGTGAATACGTTGTCACCAGTGATCATTTTGATCTTCACACCAGCATATTGACAATATTCCACAGCTTTCTTCACACTGGAGCGACAGGGATCTTTCAGGCCTACAATACCCAAAAGGATCAAGTTCTTATCTTCTAATGATTGTTGTATTTCTCCAATGTCGTCACTAGTTTCTGATATTTGCTTGTAAGCAAATGCAATACATCTCAGACTGCTGGCACCCATGCACTGAattatttcttcaaatttctctCTCTCAAGATGATCTAGTAATTTCACTTCTCCTTCAGCATCAAAGTAGTGCGAGCACATTGCTAGTATCATTTCAGCAGCTCCTTTCCAGTGGACATTAATCAAATTATCTGCAGTCCTCTTCATCAAGACGCCACTTCTCTTCTTATCTGAATTGAATGCTTCTACATGAAGAATTGAGCAATTCTGTTTTATTCTTTCCATATCCATATTTAATTCCATCACAGCCCAAGATAGAATTGCTTTCTCAGTAGGACTTCCTGAGAACTTGAGGCCCTCAGTTCGTGAACTAATTGACCCAAAAACACTTCCTGTGGTGTTCAGGCTCACTGCTTCGTGTAGCAATTTAAGAACATTGGTTGAGATGGAAATGTAGCTATCTTTGTCCATTGAATCTTTGCCCAGCCAAAACTCTGTAACTGTCATTCTATTTAAAGTAAGAGTACCTGTTTTGTCTGTACAGATGGTTGTAGCAGAGCCCATTGTTTCACAAGCAGAAAGCTTTCTCACCATTGCCTGATCAGCCATCATTCTCTTCATCGAATAAGCAAGTGTAAGTGTTACAGCCAGAGGCAAGCCTTCTGGAATTGCAACAACTACAATTGTTACTGCTGCAGCAATAATTTTCACAACAGCATTAATCACATCATCAGCCTTCGTTTTGCTGCCATTGAACTCTTTATTTCCATATGTATCCTTTGTATGACCTGTAAAGTAGCGAACCAAAAGCACCACAAGAACTAAAAAGGCAACTGCTAAGCCAACTTTACTGATTGCTGAAGTGAGCTTATTGAGGCGAGATTGAAGAGGGGTTTTCTCATTAAAATCGTGGCTAACAGAGCTCATCATTTGCCCCCAAGTTGTGTTCATTCCAACAGAAGTAACAAGCATTTGACCATATCCATCAGCTACTTTAGTGCCAGAAATCAAGAATGGATTCTGACTGTGATTTACTTCAAGATGATCACTTTCTCCAGTCATGCTTGATTCATCAATGCGTAAGGAATGCCCCTCCAAGAATAATCCATCAGCAGGTACCTGATCACCAGTCTTCAAGTAAACAACATCTCCTACAACAATTTCAAAGATTGAAAGTTGCTGTCTCTTCCCATTTCTCACTACTTCAACTGGGATATTGCTGCTAATCTTGGAAAGCCTCTCAAATTGTCGATTCTGCCTAAAATTACTGATTGCTGAAAcagaaataacaagaaatacAGCAACAAAAATACTTCCACCATCATACCATCCTTCTTTTGGACCATTCTCTTTTATCCCAAAACCAAGAGACAATGCAGCACATGCCAAAAGAATGGAAATTGTAGGATCTTGAAAAGCTTCCCAAACAAAAGGGAAGAATCCCTTTTTGGGCGGTTTACGAAATGTATTGCTACCAAAAGCTTCAACTCTACGTGAAATATCTTCGTAATCATTAAAATTTAATCCATGCTGAATTTTTGTATTGAGAGAAGTAGCTATACCTAGAACACCACCTAATTCGTTAAGCTGATGAATGCTTTTCTCCTTGACAAGCTTTGTGAGGCTTGGCTGATAAGTATTGTAAAAGTTGGGGTAATCTTTGACATTGATTATCACATGGTCACAAAGGCTTGAAATCTTGGTTGTTTTCTTAGTTGCTCTTTGTGATGGAATAAGCAAAACTTTGCTATTTCGAGCGGCGAGAGCTTGTTCAAAGGCCCTTGAACAATATATGGTCACAAAAGCTGAGTGCCATCTCCTTCTGTTCAGTGCACTAAGTTGATTAACAAAGCTCTTGCAAAGTAAGTTTGCATCAATTATTGACGACATATTCTCCTAAAAGttcaaaagaggaaaaaaaaatgagaaacatTAATGATATCATACAAACTCATTAAATTCCACACATGTCCGGCATTACAAGAAAAATACTTTGACTAAATGTGATAATGACAATTGTAGAATTAGCAATCTATCGTTTCTTCagaaaataaaattaacattagaatctcaaaaAGATGATATTAGACAACAGCAGCATTTAATTTTAGAC
The DNA window shown above is from Coffea arabica cultivar ET-39 chromosome 5e, Coffea Arabica ET-39 HiFi, whole genome shotgun sequence and carries:
- the LOC113687876 gene encoding putative calcium-transporting ATPase 13, plasma membrane-type, encoding MSSIIDANLLCKSFVNQLSALNRRRWHSAFVTIYCSRAFEQALAARNSKVLLIPSQRATKKTTKISSLCDHVIINVKDYPNFYNTYQPSLTKLVKEKSIHQLNELGGVLGIATSLNTKIQHGLNFNDYEDISRRVEAFGSNTFRKPPKKGFFPFVWEAFQDPTISILLACAALSLGFGIKENGPKEGWYDGGSIFVAVFLVISVSAISNFRQNRQFERLSKISSNIPVEVVRNGKRQQLSIFEIVVGDVVYLKTGDQVPADGLFLEGHSLRIDESSMTGESDHLEVNHSQNPFLISGTKVADGYGQMLVTSVGMNTTWGQMMSSVSHDFNEKTPLQSRLNKLTSAISKVGLAVAFLVLVVLLVRYFTGHTKDTYGNKEFNGSKTKADDVINAVVKIIAAAVTIVVVAIPEGLPLAVTLTLAYSMKRMMADQAMVRKLSACETMGSATTICTDKTGTLTLNRMTVTEFWLGKDSMDKDSYISISTNVLKLLHEAVSLNTTGSVFGSISSRTEGLKFSGSPTEKAILSWAVMELNMDMERIKQNCSILHVEAFNSDKKRSGVLMKRTADNLINVHWKGAAEMILAMCSHYFDAEGEVKLLDHLEREKFEEIIQCMGASSLRCIAFAYKQISETSDDIGEIQQSLEDKNLILLGIVGLKDPCRSSVKKAVEYCQYAGVKIKMITGDNVFTARAIATECGILKVNQEANEGLVVEGVEFRNYTDEERMEKVDKIVVMARSSPFDKHLMVNCLKAKGHVVAVTGDGTNDAPALKEADIGLSMGIQGTEVAKESSDIVILDDNFASVATVLTWGRCVYNNIQKFIQFQLTVNVAALVINFVAAFSAGEVSLTAVQLLWVNLIMDTLGALALATERPTKDLMHKPPVGRTEPLITNIMWRNLVSQALYQIAVLLTLQFRGESIFGVSKKVNNTLIFNTFVLCQVFNEFNARKLERKNVFEGIHRNKLFLGIIGVTIILQVVMVEFLQRFANTERLNWGQWGACIGIAAASWPIGWIVKCVPVPERPVFSYLMWKNLKGM